Proteins found in one Gordonia sp. PDNC005 genomic segment:
- a CDS encoding NAD(P)/FAD-dependent oxidoreductase, with protein sequence MPTDSILTDAPLDVLVLGAGISGIGAGHYLRTEHPSKSFAMLESRDAVGGTWDLFRYPGIRSDSDLNTFGYEFKPWQDPQSIADAPRILDYLREAIADDHLDDAIVFNRRAIAMNWSEADQLWNVTVRRNDSTDDDTFNVQARWVFAGTGYYNYDEGFTPEFPGSETFAGQIIHPQHWPEDLDYKGKKVIVIGSGATAVTLVPSMQADAAHVTMLQRTPTYVIPLPREDAVSNALKKVLGADRGYALSRQKNIVQQKVVYNLCQRYPRPARAIIRATNKALLPRDFDIDTHFNPPYNPWDQRLCVVPDGDLFKAIKKGSASIETGRIATFTEKGIRLEDGRELEADIIVTATGLNLQLFGGMEVSLDGEAVDLSQTTAYRGMMLSGLPNFAMAIGYTNSSWTLKIGLLCEYFCRVLTYQDANGYTSVRAVEPEGLEKRPLLDFGAGYVKRALDRLPKQGTQSPWTMTMAVSSDVKQLRKGEIVDEFLDYRKAPVTAGV encoded by the coding sequence ATGCCCACTGACTCCATCCTCACCGACGCACCGCTCGACGTGCTCGTGCTCGGCGCAGGCATCTCCGGCATCGGCGCCGGCCACTACCTGCGCACCGAGCATCCGTCGAAGTCGTTCGCGATGCTCGAGTCGCGCGACGCGGTCGGCGGCACGTGGGACCTGTTCCGCTACCCCGGCATCCGCTCCGACTCCGACCTCAACACCTTCGGGTACGAGTTCAAGCCGTGGCAGGATCCGCAGTCGATCGCCGATGCGCCTCGCATCCTCGACTACCTGCGCGAGGCGATCGCCGACGACCACCTCGACGACGCGATCGTGTTCAACCGTCGTGCAATCGCCATGAACTGGTCCGAGGCCGATCAGCTGTGGAACGTGACCGTTCGTCGCAACGACTCGACCGACGACGACACGTTCAACGTCCAGGCCCGGTGGGTGTTCGCAGGCACCGGCTATTACAACTACGACGAGGGCTTCACCCCCGAGTTCCCGGGCAGCGAGACGTTCGCCGGTCAGATCATCCACCCGCAGCATTGGCCCGAAGACCTGGATTACAAGGGCAAGAAGGTCATCGTGATCGGGTCCGGCGCCACCGCCGTGACTCTGGTTCCGTCCATGCAGGCCGACGCCGCGCACGTCACGATGCTGCAGCGCACACCCACGTACGTGATCCCGTTGCCCCGCGAGGACGCGGTCTCGAACGCTCTCAAGAAGGTCCTCGGCGCAGACCGCGGCTACGCATTGAGCCGGCAGAAGAACATCGTTCAGCAGAAGGTGGTCTACAACCTCTGCCAGCGGTACCCGCGGCCTGCACGCGCGATCATCCGCGCCACCAACAAGGCGCTTCTGCCCCGTGATTTCGACATCGACACCCACTTCAACCCGCCGTACAACCCGTGGGACCAGCGGCTCTGCGTGGTGCCCGACGGTGACCTGTTCAAGGCGATCAAGAAGGGCAGTGCGTCGATCGAGACCGGTCGGATCGCGACTTTCACCGAGAAGGGCATCCGCCTGGAGGACGGCCGAGAACTCGAAGCCGACATCATCGTCACCGCCACCGGCCTCAACCTGCAGTTGTTCGGCGGCATGGAAGTGAGCCTGGACGGAGAGGCCGTCGATCTGTCGCAGACCACCGCGTACCGCGGCATGATGCTGTCGGGCCTTCCGAACTTCGCAATGGCGATCGGCTACACCAACTCGTCGTGGACTCTCAAGATCGGGCTGCTGTGCGAGTACTTCTGCCGCGTCCTGACCTACCAGGACGCCAACGGATACACGTCGGTCCGCGCCGTGGAGCCCGAGGGCCTGGAGAAGCGTCCGCTCCTCGACTTCGGGGCAGGTTATGTGAAGCGTGCGCTCGATCGTCTTCCCAAGCAGGGCACGCAGAGCCCGTGGACGATGACGATGGCGGTCTCCTCCGACGTGAAGCAGCTCCGCAAGGGCGAGATCGTCGACGAGTTCCTCGACTACCGCAAGGCTCCGGTCACCGCAGGCGTCTGA
- a CDS encoding helix-turn-helix domain-containing protein — MGVSPEVAALIRAGVQVVLEAPPDWLAQVDTAVVGGAGMDVIADDPALLEVALRINEGNLRHWATANSAEPGARVPVNVTDETETYIRDLARRGLDAGALDSFRTAQNVAWRLWMEICFVLTEDPAELRELLQVTSESIAVFVDDTVQQLAELIDAARAELAGDTHAQRRVAVALVLEGAPISRERAETQLRYRLDGPHTALVLTGDPGTAPDELEAACDSIMEASGVSRRLTVVSGASELWVWLPTSDLRMGAAVTGHPGVRVAIGSTGIDLDGFRRSHFEALSVRRVIARVGSSRRVAHYDDLRIVALLGDDQSAADEFITNTLGDLANADDHVLTCVRTWFASGCNAAEAAARLYTHRNTVVRRLARADALLPAPLSANALHVAVALELLEWRT; from the coding sequence GTGGGTGTCTCCCCTGAAGTCGCAGCCCTGATCCGCGCCGGTGTGCAGGTGGTGCTGGAGGCGCCACCGGACTGGCTCGCTCAGGTCGATACAGCAGTGGTCGGTGGTGCGGGAATGGACGTGATAGCCGACGATCCCGCGTTGCTCGAAGTGGCCCTGCGCATCAATGAGGGAAACCTCCGCCATTGGGCGACGGCCAACTCCGCTGAGCCCGGAGCGCGGGTGCCGGTGAACGTCACCGATGAGACCGAGACGTACATCCGTGACCTCGCTCGTCGTGGGTTGGACGCGGGCGCACTGGACTCGTTCCGGACGGCGCAGAACGTCGCGTGGCGGCTCTGGATGGAGATCTGTTTTGTCCTCACCGAGGATCCCGCGGAACTCCGAGAACTGTTGCAGGTCACCTCGGAATCCATTGCGGTGTTCGTCGACGACACCGTCCAGCAGTTGGCCGAACTGATCGACGCTGCACGGGCTGAACTCGCCGGTGACACCCACGCCCAGCGGCGGGTGGCCGTTGCACTCGTTCTCGAAGGCGCTCCGATCAGCCGCGAACGCGCCGAAACGCAACTCCGCTATCGCCTCGACGGTCCGCACACGGCACTCGTCCTCACCGGAGATCCAGGCACTGCGCCCGACGAACTGGAGGCTGCGTGCGATTCGATCATGGAGGCGAGCGGCGTGAGCCGACGCCTCACGGTTGTGTCCGGGGCGTCGGAACTATGGGTGTGGCTGCCGACGAGCGACCTGCGGATGGGCGCCGCCGTCACCGGTCATCCGGGCGTGCGAGTGGCGATCGGGTCCACGGGTATCGATCTCGACGGGTTCCGGCGCAGTCATTTCGAGGCGTTGTCGGTGAGGCGGGTGATCGCGCGCGTCGGTTCGTCCCGCCGCGTCGCGCACTACGACGACTTGCGGATCGTGGCTCTCCTCGGAGATGACCAGTCGGCCGCCGACGAGTTCATCACCAACACCCTCGGCGACTTGGCGAATGCAGACGACCACGTCCTGACGTGTGTCAGGACGTGGTTCGCGTCTGGATGCAATGCGGCGGAAGCGGCGGCGCGGCTGTACACGCACCGCAACACGGTGGTGCGACGGCTCGCGCGTGCCGACGCGCTCCTGCCCGCGCCGCTAAGCGCTAACGCCCTTCACGTCGCTGTCGCCCTTGAACTCCTCGAATGGCGCACGTGA
- the putP gene encoding sodium/proline symporter PutP, producing the protein MSLASSIASGDKTFQYVAVILYFAAMLGIGYYAYTKTKNDLDGYMLADRGLKPWIAALSAGASDMSGWLLMGLPGAMYLSGLSEAWIMIGLLVGAWANWRLTAPRLRAYTEVAGDAITIPSFFETRLRDNSRILRITCGVIILVFFTFYVSSGMVASGKFFDSAFGVNYTVGMLIVAGITMLYTLFGGFLGASLTDVAQGVLVVIALLAVPIIGIINLGGVGATVDGVRSVDPDHLSFFAGSSAIAIISAAAWGLGYFGQPHIIVRFMALRTPCEAGTARRIGIAWMFACALGAVGTALVGIAYFAKHPADKPADAETVFLALSQILFHPFIAGLVLAAVLAAIMSTISSQLIVCSSALVEDLYKLVSEKTGRGTGLSDMTYVRLGRLGVLGIAVIAALLALSPSNSILDLVAFAWAGFGSAFGPAIVLSLYWRRLTTWGALAGIVVGAVVAYAWDKLASADVYEIIPGVIASFIAAIAVSLITYKPNPEIDAEFDAAKALAASRAPFEEFKGDSDVKGVSA; encoded by the coding sequence ATGTCCCTAGCGTCATCCATAGCGAGCGGCGACAAGACGTTCCAGTACGTCGCCGTCATCCTGTACTTCGCAGCCATGCTGGGCATCGGCTACTACGCGTACACGAAGACCAAGAACGACCTCGACGGCTACATGCTCGCCGACCGCGGCCTCAAGCCGTGGATCGCGGCCCTCTCGGCCGGCGCCTCCGACATGTCGGGGTGGCTGCTCATGGGCCTGCCGGGCGCGATGTACCTCTCCGGCCTGTCGGAAGCATGGATCATGATCGGCCTGCTGGTCGGCGCGTGGGCCAACTGGCGACTCACCGCTCCGCGTCTGCGCGCGTACACCGAAGTCGCGGGCGACGCGATCACCATCCCGAGCTTCTTCGAGACCCGCCTTCGCGACAACTCCCGAATCCTGCGCATCACCTGCGGCGTGATCATTCTGGTGTTCTTCACGTTCTACGTGTCGAGCGGGATGGTCGCCTCCGGCAAGTTCTTCGACAGCGCGTTCGGCGTCAACTATACGGTCGGCATGCTCATCGTCGCGGGTATCACCATGCTGTACACGTTGTTCGGCGGATTCCTCGGAGCGTCGCTCACCGACGTGGCGCAGGGCGTCCTCGTCGTCATCGCACTGCTCGCAGTCCCGATCATCGGCATCATCAACCTCGGCGGCGTCGGAGCGACGGTCGACGGCGTCCGCTCGGTCGATCCCGATCACCTCAGCTTCTTCGCGGGCAGTTCCGCCATCGCCATCATCTCTGCGGCGGCCTGGGGCCTCGGCTACTTCGGTCAGCCGCACATCATCGTCCGATTCATGGCCCTGCGCACCCCCTGCGAGGCCGGCACCGCACGACGGATCGGTATCGCCTGGATGTTCGCGTGTGCACTCGGAGCGGTCGGGACGGCGCTCGTCGGCATCGCGTACTTTGCGAAGCATCCGGCCGACAAGCCCGCCGACGCCGAAACGGTGTTCCTCGCACTCTCCCAGATCCTGTTCCACCCGTTCATCGCGGGCCTGGTTCTGGCTGCGGTCCTGGCTGCGATCATGTCGACGATCTCGTCGCAGCTGATCGTCTGTTCGTCGGCACTGGTGGAAGACCTGTACAAGCTCGTCTCCGAGAAGACCGGTCGTGGGACAGGCCTCAGCGACATGACGTATGTGCGCCTCGGCCGACTCGGTGTGCTCGGAATCGCGGTGATCGCCGCACTCCTCGCGCTGTCGCCGTCCAACAGCATTCTCGATCTGGTCGCATTCGCCTGGGCGGGCTTCGGCTCGGCGTTCGGACCGGCCATCGTCCTGTCCCTGTACTGGCGTCGCCTCACCACGTGGGGAGCCCTCGCCGGCATCGTCGTCGGCGCGGTCGTCGCCTATGCCTGGGACAAGCTCGCCAGCGCGGACGTCTACGAGATCATTCCCGGCGTGATCGCGAGCTTCATCGCCGCCATCGCGGTCAGCCTGATCACGTACAAGCCCAACCCTGAGATCGACGCCGAGTTCGACGCCGCGAAGGCGCTTGCCGCCTCACGTGCGCCATTCGAGGAGTTCAAGGGCGACAGCGACGTGAAGGGCGTTAGCGCTTAG
- a CDS encoding bifunctional proline dehydrogenase/L-glutamate gamma-semialdehyde dehydrogenase codes for MTTAHDSTPATTTEALSDLAERSLQQVDTWLRAAEKAQTKPHASAQRLAAVLSDPKGLDFTVGFVDRVIGTEDTKAAGEALAEIVADAPASLGALDKLQIRSGAALARTLPNIVIPAARARMRTMVGHMIVDAREKPFAKAVKTLRATGHRLNVNPLGEAVLGDAEADNHLEDARTLLRRDDVDYVSIKVSSIASQISMWAFDETVEYVLKRLTPMYLEAASAPAGTKFINLDMEEYRDLDLTIEVFTRLLSMPELHGYEGGIVLQAYLPDALGAMQRLSEFATQRVAQGGAGIKVRLVKGANLAMETVHAETAGWPQVTCESKAATDTNYKLVLHWLLDADHMRGLRVGVAGHNLFDIAFAHLLSESRGVADRVEFEMLQGMATEQAEVVSADVGRLLLYVPTVKPSEFDVAISYLVRRLEENAASENFMSGIFDLKPGSAIYRREADRFTTAVDALARRIDSQGHTAPLPNHRQDRTQEESAPTVSYDGALPPFANEPDTDPSLPANQAWARDAINRSAEPGWLDAQAVPATLAEGDVDALVATAREAAVAWAARPAAQRAALLYKTADILARKRGHLVSIAAAEAGKSVAQSDPEISEAIDFARYYAHQALELDDVKNATFTPDRVVVVTPPWNFPIAIPAGGTFAALAVGAAVIHKPAAPTPHCSMAVLEALWEAGVPREVCQGVFPDEGPAGKKLISHPDVDRVILTGASDTAALFQSWSPDLKINAETSGKNALIITPSADRDLAIADLAHSAFGHAGQKCSAASLGILVGSVYSSERFRRQLVDAAKSMVVDWPTNLSATVGPLTELPSDKLTRALTTLEPGETWLLKPRQLDDTGRLWSPGIKDGVAPGSFFHLTECFGPVLGLMRADTLDDAISLQNATDFGLTAGLHSLETREVRTWLDRVQAGNVYVNRGITGAIVRRQSFGGWKRSSVGLGSKAGGPNYLMLLGSWADALDSTASSWLDEAVADDRVAWASEFGTGRDETGLTGEANVFRYRPSDVVLRVGADASPAETARVLSAATLAGARVRISASPDIAPATAEVLSRASSTVGTADDAAFAATVAGLDAPRVRTVGSVADSIRAAVAARPDVALLDDAVTASGRVELRYWLVEQAVSMTLHRFGNPNRAFNELAAELRR; via the coding sequence ATGACCACTGCGCACGATTCAACACCTGCCACCACGACCGAGGCTCTGTCCGACCTCGCCGAGCGGTCGCTGCAGCAGGTCGACACCTGGCTGCGCGCCGCCGAGAAGGCGCAGACCAAGCCCCACGCCTCGGCACAACGTCTGGCCGCGGTGCTCTCCGATCCGAAGGGACTCGACTTCACCGTCGGATTCGTCGACCGGGTGATCGGCACCGAGGACACCAAAGCCGCGGGCGAAGCGCTCGCCGAGATCGTGGCCGACGCTCCCGCCTCCCTCGGCGCGCTCGACAAGCTGCAGATCCGTTCCGGCGCAGCCCTGGCCCGCACCCTCCCGAACATCGTCATCCCGGCCGCGCGCGCACGCATGCGGACGATGGTGGGCCACATGATCGTCGACGCCCGCGAGAAGCCGTTCGCCAAAGCCGTCAAAACGCTGCGTGCCACCGGCCACCGACTGAACGTGAACCCGCTCGGCGAAGCCGTGCTCGGTGACGCCGAGGCCGACAATCACCTCGAGGACGCACGAACCCTCCTCCGCCGCGACGACGTCGACTACGTCTCCATCAAGGTGTCGTCGATCGCGTCGCAGATCTCGATGTGGGCGTTCGACGAGACCGTCGAGTACGTCCTCAAGCGCCTCACTCCGATGTACCTGGAGGCCGCGTCGGCACCCGCCGGCACGAAGTTCATCAACCTCGACATGGAGGAGTACCGCGATCTCGACCTGACGATCGAGGTGTTCACCCGCCTGCTGTCGATGCCCGAACTCCACGGATACGAGGGCGGCATCGTCCTGCAGGCCTACCTTCCCGACGCCCTCGGCGCCATGCAGCGACTGTCGGAGTTCGCGACGCAGCGCGTCGCGCAGGGCGGCGCAGGGATCAAGGTCCGACTGGTCAAGGGCGCCAACCTCGCTATGGAGACCGTGCACGCCGAGACCGCGGGTTGGCCGCAGGTCACCTGCGAGTCGAAGGCCGCCACCGACACCAACTACAAGCTGGTGCTGCACTGGCTGCTCGACGCCGACCACATGCGTGGCCTCCGCGTCGGCGTCGCGGGCCACAACCTCTTCGACATCGCCTTCGCTCATCTGCTGTCGGAGTCGCGGGGCGTCGCCGATCGTGTCGAGTTCGAGATGCTGCAGGGCATGGCCACTGAGCAGGCCGAGGTGGTCAGCGCCGATGTGGGCCGCCTGCTGCTCTACGTCCCGACCGTGAAGCCGTCCGAGTTCGACGTCGCGATCTCCTACCTGGTCCGTCGGCTCGAGGAGAACGCGGCGTCGGAGAACTTCATGTCCGGCATCTTCGACCTGAAGCCCGGCAGCGCGATCTATCGCCGCGAGGCCGACCGGTTCACCACCGCCGTCGACGCACTCGCGCGCCGCATCGACTCGCAGGGTCACACCGCTCCGCTGCCGAACCACCGCCAGGACCGCACTCAGGAGGAGTCGGCCCCCACGGTGTCGTACGACGGGGCCCTTCCGCCGTTCGCGAACGAGCCGGACACCGACCCGTCACTGCCCGCCAACCAGGCGTGGGCACGCGACGCGATCAACCGAAGCGCTGAACCGGGTTGGCTGGATGCACAGGCGGTCCCCGCGACTCTCGCCGAAGGCGACGTCGACGCTCTCGTGGCGACAGCCCGTGAAGCCGCAGTGGCCTGGGCCGCACGACCGGCCGCGCAGCGCGCCGCACTTCTCTACAAGACAGCCGACATCCTCGCTCGAAAGCGTGGTCATCTCGTGTCGATCGCGGCCGCGGAGGCGGGAAAGTCCGTCGCCCAGTCCGATCCGGAGATCTCGGAGGCCATCGACTTCGCGCGCTACTACGCTCATCAGGCGCTGGAACTGGACGACGTGAAGAACGCGACATTCACGCCCGACCGGGTTGTTGTGGTCACTCCCCCGTGGAACTTCCCGATCGCCATCCCCGCAGGTGGAACGTTCGCCGCACTCGCGGTCGGCGCCGCCGTGATCCACAAGCCGGCGGCACCGACGCCGCACTGCTCGATGGCCGTCCTGGAAGCCCTCTGGGAAGCCGGAGTGCCACGCGAGGTGTGCCAGGGGGTGTTCCCCGACGAGGGTCCGGCAGGCAAGAAGCTGATCAGTCACCCCGACGTCGACCGCGTGATCCTCACCGGCGCGTCCGACACCGCCGCACTGTTCCAGTCGTGGAGCCCCGACCTCAAGATCAACGCCGAGACCTCCGGCAAGAACGCATTGATCATCACCCCGTCGGCCGACCGCGACCTCGCGATCGCCGACCTCGCCCACAGCGCGTTCGGGCACGCGGGCCAGAAGTGCTCGGCCGCCTCGCTCGGCATCCTGGTCGGCAGCGTCTACAGCTCCGAGCGCTTCCGTCGGCAGCTCGTCGACGCCGCGAAGTCGATGGTCGTCGACTGGCCGACCAACCTGTCCGCAACGGTCGGACCACTGACCGAGCTCCCCAGCGACAAGCTCACCCGGGCTCTCACCACTCTCGAACCCGGCGAGACATGGCTGCTCAAGCCGCGGCAGCTCGACGACACCGGCCGCCTCTGGTCGCCCGGCATCAAAGACGGCGTCGCCCCCGGTTCGTTCTTCCACCTCACCGAGTGCTTCGGGCCGGTGCTCGGCCTGATGCGCGCCGACACCCTCGACGATGCGATCAGCCTGCAGAACGCCACGGACTTCGGGCTCACGGCGGGTCTCCACTCGCTGGAGACGCGCGAGGTCCGCACCTGGCTCGACCGGGTCCAGGCGGGCAACGTGTACGTGAACCGCGGCATCACCGGAGCCATCGTCCGCCGCCAGTCGTTCGGCGGGTGGAAGCGTTCCTCCGTCGGACTCGGCTCCAAGGCAGGCGGTCCGAACTACCTGATGCTCCTCGGTTCGTGGGCCGACGCTCTGGACTCCACTGCGAGTTCCTGGCTGGACGAGGCCGTTGCCGACGACCGTGTCGCATGGGCGTCTGAGTTCGGCACCGGGCGCGACGAGACCGGCTTGACGGGCGAGGCCAACGTGTTCCGCTACCGTCCGTCCGACGTTGTACTGCGGGTGGGCGCGGACGCGTCGCCCGCCGAGACCGCGCGTGTGCTGTCCGCGGCGACGCTCGCCGGAGCACGTGTCCGGATCAGCGCCTCGCCCGACATCGCCCCCGCGACGGCAGAGGTCCTCAGTCGCGCGTCGTCCACAGTCGGCACCGCGGACGACGCGGCTTTTGCGGCGACGGTCGCAGGCCTCGACGCTCCCCGAGTGCGCACTGTGGGATCGGTCGCCGACTCGATCCGCGCGGCGGTCGCGGCGCGCCCCGACGTGGCGCTGCTCGACGACGCCGTGACCGCATCGGGTCGAGTGGAGCTCCGCTACTGGCTCGTAGAGCAGGCCGTCTCGATGACGTTGCACCGCTTCGGAAACCCGAATCGGGCCTTCAACGAGCTCGCCGCCGAACTTCGTCGATAG
- a CDS encoding helix-turn-helix domain-containing protein, which yields MPSRRSLDDVIDALDTAVDWSVLVESSAPIESVAILDIDDLSAEPTADVVLLVGVDLAATRSWLREASDAGTVPAAILTKTLDSGSARGLVDEFGVGVVGIHARARWDRVLGLAHGAFDRARDDAGAEPADIDLAGLVALVAQGTGGLVSIEDATSARVLAYSPSNGEADDLRVQTILGREGPPTYLALLRKWGVFDAIRRGGEVVDVPDHPEEAMRRRMVVGVHTGAGRHLGSIWVQEGAQPLSDDAREVLTGAAAVASRILTREMESPTAEAQLLQRLFGEHGGVDASSAGAYLRWSIDEKSVVIGLGGASASAMAALSGALRLHASAFAASALTTVIGDRAYVLVPASSVEPVARWASTLVTRFDGDPALDGARLRAGVVFPVEGLAAVASGRAEVDRVLSATLGSPESGRVTTLAQARTAVLLGEILDVLAERDDLVDPRITALVGYDVDHSSQLVESVKAFLDAHGNVRDAATRIGIHANTLRYRIDRAQQVSGLRFDDPADRLLTAIQLACASSVTATAAPTGRGSNR from the coding sequence ATGCCTTCACGACGGTCTCTGGATGATGTGATCGATGCACTCGACACCGCGGTCGACTGGTCCGTACTCGTCGAGTCGTCGGCCCCGATCGAGAGTGTGGCGATACTCGACATCGACGATCTGTCGGCCGAACCGACCGCCGACGTGGTGCTGCTCGTCGGCGTGGACCTCGCCGCGACGCGGAGCTGGCTGCGGGAGGCGTCGGACGCTGGAACCGTGCCCGCCGCGATTCTCACGAAGACATTGGACTCCGGCTCCGCTCGTGGGCTCGTCGACGAGTTCGGCGTCGGTGTGGTCGGCATTCACGCGCGGGCGAGGTGGGACCGCGTCCTCGGTCTGGCACACGGCGCATTCGATCGGGCTCGAGACGACGCCGGAGCTGAGCCGGCCGACATCGATCTTGCGGGCCTGGTGGCGCTCGTCGCGCAGGGCACAGGGGGCCTGGTGTCGATCGAGGACGCGACCAGCGCCAGGGTGCTGGCGTATTCGCCGTCGAATGGCGAGGCGGACGATCTTCGGGTGCAGACGATCCTCGGACGCGAAGGGCCGCCCACGTACCTTGCGCTGTTGCGCAAGTGGGGCGTGTTCGATGCGATCCGCCGCGGTGGCGAGGTCGTCGACGTCCCGGATCATCCGGAGGAGGCGATGCGGCGGCGGATGGTGGTCGGAGTGCACACCGGCGCAGGTCGACATCTCGGATCCATCTGGGTCCAGGAGGGGGCTCAACCGCTGTCCGACGATGCGCGTGAGGTGCTGACCGGCGCTGCGGCGGTGGCGTCGCGCATCCTGACTCGGGAGATGGAGTCGCCGACAGCGGAGGCGCAACTCCTGCAACGGCTCTTCGGCGAGCACGGTGGCGTCGATGCCTCGTCGGCCGGGGCCTACCTGCGCTGGTCGATCGACGAGAAGTCCGTCGTCATCGGGCTCGGCGGGGCCAGTGCATCGGCGATGGCCGCGCTCTCGGGCGCGCTCCGGCTGCATGCGAGCGCGTTCGCCGCCTCTGCGTTGACCACGGTGATCGGCGACCGCGCGTACGTCCTGGTCCCGGCGAGTTCGGTCGAGCCGGTCGCCCGATGGGCGAGCACTCTCGTCACCCGGTTCGACGGCGACCCCGCGCTCGACGGGGCCAGGTTGCGAGCCGGAGTGGTGTTTCCGGTGGAGGGACTCGCTGCTGTCGCGTCGGGCCGTGCCGAGGTCGACCGGGTGCTCTCGGCCACGTTGGGATCGCCGGAGTCGGGTCGGGTTACGACACTCGCTCAAGCTCGGACGGCGGTCCTGCTAGGCGAGATCCTCGACGTCCTCGCCGAGCGCGACGACCTCGTCGACCCGCGGATCACCGCACTCGTCGGCTACGACGTCGACCATTCGTCACAGCTTGTCGAGAGCGTCAAGGCGTTCCTCGATGCCCACGGAAACGTACGTGATGCCGCGACCCGCATCGGCATCCACGCCAACACGCTGCGTTATCGAATCGACAGGGCGCAGCAGGTGTCGGGGCTGCGTTTCGACGACCCGGCCGACAGGCTTCTCACGGCTATCCAGCTCGCGTGCGCGTCGTCCGTGACGGCTACAGCGGCGCCGACCGGTAGGGGATCGAATCGCTGA
- a CDS encoding short-chain fatty acyl-CoA regulator family protein has translation MAKTFAGARLRRLRADLGISQAALARRLDLSTTYVNQLENDHRPITVAVLLSLTATFDLPADYFAETGDARLIADLTDALMSQGEDVDRAEITELVSRMPGIGRTMVGLHRRLAAVTAELENHRSHDSAASADSPTTPFEQVRDYFYDRRNYVAELDLAAEHLFVDAGLTVGGLDLQLARLLDERFGIRVIIGATTDAATAKRRYDPDSATLVLARRLSAGQRAFQLATQLAVQTQRAEIDRLVDGAPNISESSRAVLRVGLANYFAGALVLPYTEFASAARELRYDVALLARRFEVGFETVCHRLSTLQRPSDRGVPFIFVRVDRAGNISKRQSATAFHFSRVGGSCPLWVVHDAFSAPGRIHTQVSEMPDGRKYFWLARTTDQAADGHLATPGEFAIGLGCDLAHADELVYATGVDLSEPRTVVPIGGGCKVCNRPACTQRAFPMLGQPIAVDETISDSIPYRSAPL, from the coding sequence ATGGCGAAGACGTTTGCAGGGGCCCGACTCCGGCGTCTGCGTGCAGATCTGGGGATCAGCCAAGCCGCGCTGGCTCGTAGGCTCGATCTGTCCACCACATACGTCAATCAACTGGAGAACGACCACCGTCCCATCACGGTGGCTGTGCTTCTGTCGTTGACCGCGACGTTCGATCTCCCCGCCGACTACTTCGCCGAGACGGGAGATGCCCGACTCATCGCCGACCTCACCGACGCTCTCATGTCTCAGGGCGAGGACGTCGATCGCGCCGAGATCACCGAGCTCGTGTCACGGATGCCCGGCATCGGGCGAACCATGGTCGGGTTGCATCGCAGGCTCGCGGCCGTCACCGCAGAGCTCGAGAACCATAGATCGCACGATTCGGCCGCTTCCGCGGACTCCCCGACGACGCCTTTCGAGCAGGTGCGCGACTACTTCTACGATCGCCGGAACTATGTCGCCGAACTCGATCTAGCCGCTGAGCACCTGTTCGTCGACGCCGGCCTCACGGTCGGCGGACTCGACCTCCAACTCGCGCGTCTACTCGACGAACGATTCGGGATCCGGGTGATCATCGGAGCCACGACCGATGCGGCCACCGCCAAGCGGCGGTACGATCCCGACTCCGCGACTCTGGTTCTCGCCCGCCGCCTCTCTGCCGGGCAGCGAGCATTTCAGCTCGCAACTCAACTCGCCGTGCAGACTCAACGCGCCGAGATCGACAGGCTGGTCGACGGCGCTCCGAACATCTCCGAGTCGTCTCGCGCCGTGCTCCGAGTGGGCTTGGCGAACTACTTCGCCGGAGCACTCGTCCTGCCCTACACCGAGTTCGCGTCCGCAGCACGCGAACTGCGGTACGACGTCGCGCTCCTCGCCCGCCGTTTCGAGGTCGGCTTCGAGACCGTCTGTCACCGGCTGTCCACCCTGCAACGCCCATCCGACAGAGGCGTGCCGTTCATCTTCGTCCGTGTCGACCGCGCCGGGAACATCTCGAAGAGGCAGTCGGCCACGGCCTTCCACTTCTCGCGTGTAGGCGGCAGCTGCCCGCTCTGGGTCGTGCACGACGCCTTCTCCGCACCCGGCCGGATTCACACCCAGGTGTCGGAGATGCCCGACGGGCGCAAGTACTTCTGGCTCGCACGCACCACCGACCAGGCCGCCGACGGGCACCTCGCAACGCCTGGGGAGTTCGCCATCGGCCTCGGATGCGACCTCGCCCATGCCGACGAACTCGTCTACGCCACCGGCGTCGACCTGTCCGAGCCGCGGACAGTGGTTCCGATCGGCGGAGGCTGCAAGGTGTGCAACCGTCCGGCGTGCACGCAGCGGGCATTCCCCATGCTCGGACAGCCCATCGCGGTGGACGAGACGATCAGCGATTCGATCCCCTACCGGTCGGCGCCGCTGTAG